In the Bombiscardovia apis genome, GTTTCGATTCCTCCGGAGTATGGCTATGGCTCTCGTGGCGTGCCTCAGGCAGGTATTGGGGGAGACGACACGCTCGTCTTCGTTGTCGACATCATATCGACGCGTTGACGCTCTGACTGACTTGCGCCGGTCGGATCCGGCGCTTTCTTATATGTACAACTTGCAGTTAGACCTGCTATAGTTCAGCCTATTGGAGTTATTCGTAGGTCGACATGTGGTAAGACTAGCGGCAGATGAAAGCAATCCAAGAAGATAGCGAGTGTGGTTGGGAAATACTTGCAGACTCGTGAAGGTACAAGGAGGATGTGATGGCAGAGGAAAAGACGATTCTGCTCACACAAGAAGCATACGACAAGCTTGAAGATGAGTTGAAACATCGCCAAGGTGAGTATCGTGATGAGATTACCGAGCGTATAGCTGCGGCTCGCGCAGAAGGTGATTTGAGCGAAAATGGTGGCTACCAGGCCGCTCGCGAGGAGCAAGGTAAGAACGAGGGCCGTATCAACGAGCTCATTGTGAAGCTGCGCAATGCTAAGATTTTGAAGGCCCCCAAGGCCGGAACGGTTGGCAACGGCTCTATCGTGACTCTCGATTTAGCTGGCAACGAGATGGCATACGTGTTGGGATCACGCGATATCGCCGTGGCAACGGACTACGAGGTTATTAGCCCCGAGTCTCCCATTGGTGCCGCAATTATGGGTCACAAGAAGGGCGACTCAGTCTCCTATAAGACCCCGAACGGTAAAGAAATTGCCGTAACGATTAAGGATTCGCAGCCTCTACAATAGGTGCGGATATACATAAGAGGCCGGCGGCTTCACCTGTTACAGGTGGAACACCGGCCTCTTAGCTGTTCATCTGCCGGGTTTACATTAGGTGGCAGACCACCAAGTAGATAGCGACGACATGGCAGGCGTATCCTGCAACGGTTCCGCAGTGGAAGATTTCGTGGAATCCGAAAATTCGCGGCCAAGGATCGGGCTTGCGAAGAGCGTAGACTACGGCTCCAGCAATATAACACACTCCGCCAGCGATGAGCAGCCACACAACCGCCGGTCCTGCTGACGGTGACTTCCAGAAAAGGTCGAGGAAACCCACTCCTGCCACACCAAAGATGACGTAGACGGAAGTGTAGAGCCAGCGGGGTGCTGAAATCCAAATCACGTGTATAAACATGACGACGACAGTTGCCGACCATATGCCTATTAGAATAATGCGTCGCCAGAAGGGGTCAAGGGCAAATGAAATAGGAGTATATGTACCGGCAATCAGAAGAAAAATATTGACATGGTCTAAGCGCCGAAGCACGTCGGTAACCCGTGGCGACCAGTCGCCCAAGTGGTAGAGGGCGGAATTGCCGAAGAGCGCTAGCGAGCAGACCATAAATACGGCGCATGCCCACTTGAGGCCGGCTCCAGGGCTAATGCAGATAAGGACGATACCAGAAGCTAGGGCTAGGGGAGTGGCTACGGCGTGAATCCAACCGCGCAGCATGGGCTTTGGGCGTCCGTGAACGTCGAGACGCACCTTGCGCTCAAGCTCTTCAACGGGCAAGCCCTCGATTTTTGCAGCTTTGAGTTCTGCTTTCTCGACTATACGTGTGGACCGGGCCTGGGCCTTGGTGCGCACAGCTGCCGCCTTGGCTTTCAAATGCATCTCTCGAGCAATTTGCGCCTGCTCGCGGGCAGATAAAAGTTCTTGCCTGCGTTGCTCTCGTTTGGCTGCTACAAGTGGGTCTACCGACTCGTTAGGCTCTTGCGACATGATGCTCCTTATCGGACTACCTTGATCGTAGAAGCGTGCTGTAACTCCTTTTATTCCTTTAGTCTATCGCTAGGGCCTTATCCTGTCTGTTCTTGTCTCTAGTGGTGTGCGTATTCAGCTCGCTTTTCCCCGAGCGCAAGCTGTGTTGTGGCGCTGACTCGGCTATGATATAACTATGGCTGATTTTTCTGAGATACTCACTTCTTTTTCTGACTTTAACGAGAACGACCGTGAGTGGCTTCATTTGCTGGTGGCCGATTGGCAGGTCATCGCAGATTTAAGTTTTGCTGACTTGCTGCTCCTGCTCAAGCGTGAAGATGGTCGCTATGTGGTGGCTGAACAATGCCGGCCTTCTACGGTTATGTCTCTGCGCACCGAAGATGTTGTGGGCGATCTAATCCCTGAGGACCGCCAAGCCGAGCTTGATACTGCTAT is a window encoding:
- a CDS encoding GreA/GreB family elongation factor codes for the protein MAEEKTILLTQEAYDKLEDELKHRQGEYRDEITERIAAARAEGDLSENGGYQAAREEQGKNEGRINELIVKLRNAKILKAPKAGTVGNGSIVTLDLAGNEMAYVLGSRDIAVATDYEVISPESPIGAAIMGHKKGDSVSYKTPNGKEIAVTIKDSQPLQ
- the trhA gene encoding PAQR family membrane homeostasis protein TrhA, producing MSQEPNESVDPLVAAKREQRRQELLSAREQAQIAREMHLKAKAAAVRTKAQARSTRIVEKAELKAAKIEGLPVEELERKVRLDVHGRPKPMLRGWIHAVATPLALASGIVLICISPGAGLKWACAVFMVCSLALFGNSALYHLGDWSPRVTDVLRRLDHVNIFLLIAGTYTPISFALDPFWRRIILIGIWSATVVVMFIHVIWISAPRWLYTSVYVIFGVAGVGFLDLFWKSPSAGPAVVWLLIAGGVCYIAGAVVYALRKPDPWPRIFGFHEIFHCGTVAGYACHVVAIYLVVCHLM